A region of Paractinoplanes abujensis DNA encodes the following proteins:
- the mtrA gene encoding MtrAB system response regulator MtrA, producing MRARVLVVDDDPALAEMLGIVLRSEGFLPSFVADGERALAAFRESRPDIVLLDLMLPGMSGIDVARAIRAESGIPIVMLTAKSDTVDVVLGLESGADDYVVKPFKPKELVARMRARLRRGEDAAPEMLTIGPPGNQITIDVPAHTVSRDGEEVKLTPLEFDLLVALARKPRQVFTREVLLEQVWGYRHAADTRLVNVHVQRLRAKIEPDPERPEIILTVRGVGYKAGTG from the coding sequence ATGAGAGCCCGGGTACTCGTCGTCGATGACGATCCAGCGCTGGCCGAGATGCTCGGCATCGTCCTGCGGAGTGAAGGCTTCCTGCCCTCGTTCGTCGCCGACGGTGAGCGCGCACTGGCCGCCTTCCGGGAGAGCCGGCCCGACATCGTCCTGCTCGACCTGATGCTGCCCGGGATGAGCGGTATCGACGTGGCCCGGGCGATCCGTGCCGAGTCCGGCATCCCGATCGTCATGCTGACCGCCAAGAGCGACACCGTCGACGTGGTCCTCGGCCTCGAGTCCGGCGCCGACGACTACGTGGTCAAGCCGTTCAAGCCCAAGGAGCTGGTGGCGCGGATGCGCGCCCGGCTGCGCCGCGGTGAGGACGCCGCGCCCGAGATGCTGACCATCGGGCCGCCCGGCAACCAGATCACCATCGACGTTCCGGCCCACACCGTGTCCCGCGACGGCGAGGAGGTCAAACTCACGCCGCTCGAGTTCGACCTGCTGGTGGCCTTGGCCCGCAAGCCGCGCCAGGTCTTCACGCGTGAGGTGCTGCTCGAGCAGGTCTGGGGTTATCGCCACGCGGCCGACACCCGGCTCGTCAATGTGCACGTCCAGCGGCTGCGGGCCAAGATCGAGCCGGATCCGGAGCGACCCGAGATCATCCTGACCGTCCGGGGGGTCGGCTACAAGGCGGGCACCGGTTAG
- a CDS encoding GNAT family N-acetyltransferase, with amino-acid sequence MTIAQINGTGIRLRAFRADDADALAAGFDDPLSQRFLPQMPKPFTIAHAERYIAERVVATFAEGGALYAIADPDTDELLGGIGFDKVVPARRQAEVGYWVGPWARRRGVASAALRALSAHALSHGLERLELLTHWDNPLSQRVALAAGYTREGVRRGAEPGRTEGREDMVVFTRLATDSGDPVPRLLPDLPGGELTDGVVRLRPLGPGDTSFLAELLGQPDVVATSVPPVPPTPQRIHQRCFWAEAHWLAGTRADLVIEDAATGVPAGDIGLYYDDPHTQQAMIGYSMLQAFRGRGFPTRAAQLLSLWVFAETDVARLIAGAMPGNVGSQRVLDKAGFHKEAFLRSRLPGPDGTRTDDVQFVLLAEDLLTEGPRLDG; translated from the coding sequence GTGACCATCGCACAGATCAACGGCACAGGGATACGCCTCCGGGCGTTTCGCGCCGACGACGCCGACGCGCTGGCAGCCGGATTCGACGATCCGCTCTCGCAACGGTTCCTCCCGCAGATGCCGAAACCCTTCACCATCGCGCACGCCGAGCGTTACATAGCCGAGCGCGTCGTGGCCACCTTCGCCGAGGGTGGCGCGCTGTATGCGATCGCCGACCCGGACACCGACGAACTGCTCGGCGGCATCGGGTTCGACAAGGTGGTGCCGGCCCGGCGCCAGGCCGAGGTGGGTTACTGGGTCGGCCCGTGGGCGCGCCGCCGCGGGGTCGCCTCCGCCGCCCTGCGGGCCCTGAGCGCGCATGCCCTGAGCCACGGGCTGGAGCGCCTCGAACTGCTGACGCACTGGGACAACCCGCTCAGCCAGCGGGTCGCGCTGGCCGCGGGTTACACCCGGGAGGGGGTCCGCCGGGGCGCCGAGCCCGGGCGCACCGAGGGCCGCGAGGACATGGTGGTCTTCACCCGGCTGGCCACCGACTCCGGCGATCCGGTGCCCCGTCTGCTGCCCGACCTGCCCGGCGGCGAGCTCACCGACGGCGTCGTCCGGCTGCGCCCGCTCGGCCCGGGCGACACGAGCTTCCTGGCCGAGCTGCTGGGCCAGCCCGACGTGGTGGCCACCAGCGTGCCGCCCGTGCCGCCGACGCCGCAGCGCATTCACCAGCGGTGCTTCTGGGCCGAGGCGCACTGGCTGGCCGGCACCCGGGCCGACCTCGTGATCGAGGACGCGGCGACCGGTGTGCCGGCGGGCGACATCGGCCTCTACTACGACGACCCGCACACGCAGCAGGCCATGATCGGCTACAGCATGCTGCAGGCGTTTCGCGGCCGGGGTTTCCCGACGCGCGCCGCCCAGCTGCTGTCTCTGTGGGTCTTCGCCGAGACGGACGTGGCCCGGCTGATCGCGGGCGCGATGCCCGGCAATGTGGGCTCGCAGCGGGTGCTGGACAAGGCGGGATTCCACAAGGAGGCGTTCCTGCGGTCGCGGCTGCCCGGCCCGGACGGCACGCGCACCGACGACGTGCAGTTCGTCCTCCTCGCCGAGGACCTCCTGACCGAAGGCCCCCGGCTTGATGGGTGA
- the manA gene encoding mannose-6-phosphate isomerase, class I, which yields MSVYALTGVVRPYAWGSRTLIAELQGRSGPTEQPEAELWLGAHPGDPATVAGPDGPVSLEALIADDPKGQLGGPVLESFGPRLPYLLKVLAAETPLSLQAHPDPEYAKLAYARQEADPGLPRNYTDPHHKPEMLVALTPFEALCGFRPPADAADEIASFGLESLAPVVEALRGGDLRTAVQTLLTWPEDNRGELIAAVAESGRSELATHLAGHYPGDPGVLVALLLNHVRLAPGEAIWMPAGNMHAYLKGLGVELMAASDNVLRGGLTPKRVDVGELLNVLRFEVLEDPILPSTEVAPGVTTWKVPVPDFELFRIELDGTRAPAEVPAGGPRIVLGVSGDTYVGEAVDGTPVALTAGTAAYAPADAGRIKVAGQGQLFVAAVPA from the coding sequence ATGAGTGTCTATGCGCTGACCGGGGTCGTCCGGCCGTACGCCTGGGGTTCCCGCACCCTCATCGCCGAACTCCAAGGCCGTTCCGGGCCCACCGAGCAGCCCGAAGCCGAACTGTGGCTGGGCGCCCACCCGGGCGACCCGGCCACCGTGGCCGGCCCCGACGGCCCGGTCAGCCTGGAGGCACTCATCGCCGACGACCCCAAAGGCCAGCTCGGCGGCCCCGTCCTGGAATCGTTCGGCCCTCGACTGCCGTACCTGCTCAAGGTGCTGGCCGCCGAGACCCCGCTGTCGTTGCAGGCCCACCCCGACCCCGAATACGCGAAACTGGCCTACGCCCGGCAGGAAGCCGACCCGGGCCTGCCCCGCAACTACACCGACCCGCATCACAAGCCCGAGATGCTGGTCGCGCTCACACCCTTCGAGGCGCTGTGCGGCTTCCGCCCACCCGCGGACGCGGCCGACGAGATCGCGTCGTTCGGGCTCGAGTCGCTGGCCCCGGTCGTCGAGGCGCTGCGCGGGGGAGACCTCCGTACGGCCGTGCAGACCCTGCTGACCTGGCCCGAGGACAACCGCGGGGAGCTGATCGCCGCTGTTGCCGAGTCGGGCCGCTCGGAGCTGGCGACCCACCTGGCCGGCCACTATCCGGGCGACCCCGGCGTGCTGGTCGCGCTGCTGCTCAACCACGTGCGGCTGGCCCCCGGCGAGGCGATCTGGATGCCCGCCGGCAACATGCACGCCTACCTCAAAGGCCTGGGCGTCGAGCTGATGGCAGCCAGCGACAACGTCCTGCGCGGCGGCCTGACCCCCAAACGCGTCGACGTCGGCGAACTGCTCAACGTGCTGCGCTTCGAGGTGCTGGAAGACCCCATCCTGCCCAGCACCGAGGTGGCCCCCGGCGTCACGACGTGGAAGGTGCCCGTACCCGACTTCGAGCTGTTCCGCATCGAGCTGGACGGCACCCGCGCCCCTGCCGAGGTGCCCGCCGGTGGACCCCGCATCGTCCTGGGCGTCAGCGGCGACACGTACGTGGGCGAGGCCGTGGACGGCACGCCGGTCGCACTGACCGCCGGCACGGCCGCCTACGCCCCTGCGGACGCGGGTCGGATCAAGGTCGCCGGGCAGGGGCAGCTCTTCGTGGCCGCAGTCCCCGCCTGA
- a CDS encoding helix-turn-helix domain-containing protein, which produces MARATSTARRELGNELRRLRGERRAADVAISLGWSESKLSRIETAHTGISEPDLDRLLTAYGVRVEDRERLRDLARRGRARAWWTPYRSSVPDPYDEYVALEAEAVLISEWETQVVPGLLQTDEYARAVIEVGADVGAAETIQRRLALRMARQAVLTREPPPMLRIVLDEAVLHREVGGPEVLRRQLARLVEASERPGVELLVLPFTAGAHAGLTEPFMVLEFESGTRAPIVHIEGLTGGHFRVKPTDVDVYRDALSDLRERALPAEESRTAIALREEALRLLTAS; this is translated from the coding sequence GTGGCAAGGGCGACCTCGACGGCACGGCGCGAACTCGGCAACGAGTTGAGGCGTCTGCGTGGTGAGCGCCGGGCGGCCGACGTGGCCATCTCGCTGGGCTGGTCGGAGAGCAAACTGAGCCGGATCGAGACGGCGCACACCGGCATCAGCGAGCCCGATCTCGACCGTCTTCTGACTGCTTATGGCGTACGGGTGGAGGACCGCGAGCGGCTGCGCGACCTGGCTCGCCGGGGCCGGGCGCGTGCCTGGTGGACGCCGTATCGGTCGTCGGTGCCGGATCCGTACGACGAATATGTCGCCCTCGAGGCCGAAGCCGTGCTCATCAGTGAGTGGGAGACCCAGGTCGTCCCCGGTTTGCTGCAGACCGATGAGTACGCGCGGGCCGTGATCGAGGTCGGGGCCGACGTCGGCGCGGCCGAGACGATCCAGCGGCGGCTGGCTTTGCGGATGGCCCGGCAGGCCGTGCTGACCCGGGAGCCGCCGCCCATGTTGCGGATCGTTCTCGACGAGGCCGTGCTGCACCGTGAGGTCGGCGGCCCCGAGGTGTTGCGGCGCCAGCTGGCCCGGCTGGTCGAGGCGAGCGAGCGGCCCGGCGTCGAGCTTCTGGTGCTGCCGTTCACCGCGGGCGCGCACGCCGGCCTGACCGAACCGTTCATGGTGCTGGAGTTCGAGTCCGGCACCAGGGCCCCGATCGTGCACATCGAGGGCTTGACCGGCGGTCACTTCCGGGTGAAGCCAACCGATGTCGACGTTTATCGAGATGCCCTGTCTGACCTGCGGGAACGCGCGCTCCCGGCAGAAGAGAGCCGAACGGCTATCGCTCTAAGGGAGGAAGCGCTCCGCCTCTTGACCGCTTCGTGA
- the mtrB gene encoding MtrAB system histidine kinase MtrB, which produces MRAPAWLPLPLRRVLRVVRRYWRVLARRLQVWSAPARRAWRRSLQLRVVALTLVASSLLVGAFGWFIADRSAKILLSRAQDEVQISMRNKVAYAEQQLTVHPQARDPRLPKTFNDIVSQLADGDPSESGGSLVSIRAEDHPELPSVTSRNVATDELITGDLIHQVADEEKVARQIVTARVNDSTTKYLATGSPVPTSFGHVELYYMVPLTTEDSAANQIRTMVLATGIALVIMLGVIAGLVTRLVVTPVRVAARTAQRLSAGLLDQRMKVDGEDDLALLAASFNQMAANLQRQIVRLEELSRLQRRFTSDVSHELRTPLTTVRMAADLIFAERDEFDPAVARSAELLQAELDRFESLLTDLLEISRFDAGFAALDAEHTDLVPIVERVAERLAGLAERVGVAIELRLPDEPVIAEVDPRRVERVLRNLVGNAVEHGEAKPVQVTLASDDAAVAITVRDHGIGLKPGEERLVFNRFWRADPSRARQTGGTGLGLSISAEDARLHGGWLEAWGAPGEGAQFRLTLPVRSGDRLLAAPLPLIPRDRTPAPAEAPVPESAESAEPKAEVV; this is translated from the coding sequence ATGCGCGCTCCGGCTTGGCTTCCCCTCCCTCTGCGCCGCGTCCTCCGGGTCGTGCGGCGCTATTGGCGTGTCCTCGCGCGCCGGCTCCAGGTGTGGTCGGCACCGGCCCGCCGGGCCTGGCGTCGCTCGTTGCAGCTGCGCGTCGTCGCGCTGACTCTCGTCGCGTCCAGCCTGCTGGTCGGCGCGTTCGGCTGGTTCATCGCCGACCGCAGCGCCAAGATCCTGCTGAGCCGTGCGCAAGACGAGGTGCAGATCTCGATGCGCAACAAGGTGGCCTATGCGGAGCAGCAGCTCACCGTGCATCCGCAGGCGCGCGATCCCCGGCTGCCCAAGACGTTCAACGACATCGTCAGCCAGCTCGCCGACGGTGACCCCTCCGAGTCCGGTGGCTCGCTGGTTTCGATCCGGGCCGAGGATCACCCCGAGCTGCCCTCGGTGACCTCACGCAACGTGGCCACCGACGAGCTGATCACCGGCGATCTGATCCATCAGGTGGCCGACGAGGAGAAGGTCGCGCGGCAGATCGTCACCGCGCGGGTCAACGACTCCACCACGAAATATCTGGCCACCGGCTCTCCCGTGCCGACCAGTTTCGGTCACGTCGAGCTCTATTACATGGTGCCGCTGACGACCGAGGACAGCGCGGCCAACCAGATCCGCACGATGGTGCTGGCCACCGGCATCGCGCTGGTGATCATGCTCGGGGTGATCGCGGGCCTGGTCACGAGGCTGGTCGTCACACCCGTACGGGTGGCTGCCCGCACGGCCCAGCGCCTGTCCGCGGGTTTGCTCGACCAGCGCATGAAGGTCGACGGCGAGGACGACCTGGCCCTGCTGGCCGCCTCGTTCAACCAGATGGCGGCCAACCTGCAGCGCCAGATCGTGCGACTGGAGGAGCTGTCGCGCCTGCAACGCCGGTTCACCTCCGACGTCTCCCACGAGCTGCGCACCCCCTTGACCACCGTACGCATGGCGGCCGACCTGATCTTCGCCGAGCGCGACGAGTTCGACCCGGCCGTGGCCCGCAGCGCCGAGTTGCTGCAGGCCGAGCTGGACCGGTTCGAGAGCCTGCTGACCGACCTGCTGGAGATCAGCCGTTTCGACGCCGGTTTCGCCGCGCTCGACGCCGAGCACACCGACCTGGTGCCGATCGTCGAGCGCGTGGCCGAGCGGCTGGCCGGTCTGGCCGAGCGGGTCGGCGTCGCGATCGAGTTGCGTCTGCCCGACGAGCCGGTGATCGCCGAGGTCGATCCGCGCCGGGTCGAGCGGGTGCTGCGCAACCTGGTCGGCAACGCGGTCGAGCACGGCGAGGCCAAGCCGGTGCAGGTCACGCTGGCCAGTGACGACGCGGCGGTGGCGATCACCGTGCGCGACCACGGCATCGGTCTCAAGCCGGGCGAGGAGCGGCTGGTCTTCAACCGGTTCTGGCGGGCCGACCCGTCCCGGGCCCGGCAGACCGGCGGCACCGGCCTGGGCCTGTCGATCAGCGCGGAGGACGCGCGGCTGCACGGCGGCTGGCTCGAGGCCTGGGGTGCGCCGGGGGAGGGGGCCCAGTTCCGGCTCACCCTGCCCGTACGGTCGGGGGACCGGCTGCTGGCGGCGCCGCTTCCGCTGATCCCGCGCGACCGCACCCCGGCGCCGGCGGAGGCGCCGGTGCCCGAGTCCGCGGAAAGCGCCGAGCCCAAGGCCGAGGTGGTCTGA
- a CDS encoding LpqB family beta-propeller domain-containing protein: protein MRRLLCTAVVLATLVAGGCGIPDESDVTIVDDGPSIGVSVPGVEDPPVQPRREDNDEPKALVANYLQAAAGDPETAADRARAFLAPDKAARFPDGGDIKVVRETEASLHSPGEAGVTIKIQVVGTLKANGVLEPAAPSDPKAYELRVGQVAGRSGQFILDAPQMLMMTDQTLQAYYSQRTIYWWNTANTGLVPDVRYMPLSVPSVQQPTTVLSWLTGAPAPWLDDAVNPLPQGSQAAANVPAISNDTLQISLNAQALPQGSDPGALDRLRRQLQWSMRPLVTSAVEIKIGHDDPVRTENGVYLDSNAAYRLADVPERFALYNGTIHRLKESPHETDPVPVIKPAANKNITTAALSSSSTRAYAAVVTGTGDARRLRVAQAPLGEQADLQQVGGALKGDLGVPVWAQTPDGDDPAAAIGLITMDGQIYSFDATGAAARRVGWQNPPGTVTGLSVAPDGHRVVLVSGGRLYRAVLNTSGDDITLSDPERVWPPDLATVTAVAWNSESSLAVAGMRTNNRYAVLDVTVDGTLATTRLNDIGAERVTYLTAYPSTPTNPERLASEWYVAGRDAWDVLSEPVKVQADQLVDVTPQPGVNPAAPFFLD, encoded by the coding sequence ATGAGGCGCCTGCTGTGCACGGCGGTCGTGCTGGCCACGTTGGTGGCCGGCGGCTGCGGCATCCCCGACGAGAGCGACGTGACGATCGTCGACGACGGCCCCTCGATCGGCGTCTCCGTGCCCGGCGTCGAGGATCCGCCGGTGCAGCCTCGCCGCGAGGACAACGACGAACCGAAGGCCCTGGTCGCCAACTATCTGCAGGCCGCCGCGGGCGACCCCGAGACGGCGGCGGACAGGGCCAGGGCGTTCCTCGCGCCCGACAAGGCGGCGCGGTTCCCGGACGGCGGCGACATCAAGGTGGTTCGCGAGACCGAGGCTTCGCTGCACAGCCCGGGCGAGGCCGGGGTGACGATCAAGATCCAGGTGGTCGGCACGCTCAAGGCCAACGGCGTGCTCGAGCCGGCCGCTCCGAGCGACCCCAAGGCGTACGAGTTGCGGGTGGGTCAGGTGGCCGGCCGATCCGGGCAGTTCATCCTGGACGCCCCGCAGATGCTCATGATGACCGATCAGACCCTGCAGGCGTATTACTCGCAGCGCACGATCTACTGGTGGAACACGGCCAACACCGGCCTGGTCCCCGACGTGCGTTACATGCCGCTCAGCGTGCCCAGTGTGCAGCAGCCGACGACGGTGCTGAGCTGGCTCACCGGCGCGCCCGCGCCCTGGCTGGACGACGCGGTCAACCCGCTGCCCCAGGGCAGTCAGGCGGCCGCCAACGTGCCCGCGATCAGCAACGACACCCTGCAGATCAGCCTCAACGCCCAGGCCTTGCCGCAGGGCAGCGACCCCGGCGCGCTCGATCGGTTGCGGCGGCAGTTGCAGTGGTCGATGCGCCCGCTGGTGACCAGCGCCGTCGAGATCAAGATCGGTCACGACGACCCGGTCCGCACCGAGAACGGCGTCTATCTCGACAGCAACGCGGCGTACCGGCTGGCCGACGTGCCCGAACGGTTCGCCCTCTACAACGGGACCATCCACCGGCTCAAGGAGTCGCCGCACGAGACCGACCCGGTGCCCGTGATCAAGCCGGCCGCCAACAAGAACATCACCACGGCCGCCCTGAGCTCGTCCTCGACCCGGGCCTACGCGGCCGTGGTGACCGGCACGGGTGACGCCCGCCGGCTGCGGGTGGCCCAGGCGCCGCTGGGCGAGCAGGCCGACCTGCAGCAGGTGGGCGGCGCGCTCAAGGGCGATCTCGGCGTGCCGGTGTGGGCGCAGACCCCCGACGGCGACGACCCCGCCGCGGCGATCGGCCTGATCACGATGGACGGCCAGATCTACAGCTTCGACGCGACCGGGGCTGCCGCGCGGCGAGTCGGCTGGCAGAACCCGCCCGGCACCGTGACCGGTCTTTCGGTGGCTCCCGACGGGCATCGGGTCGTGCTGGTCAGCGGGGGCCGGCTGTATCGCGCCGTGCTCAACACCAGCGGCGACGACATCACCTTGAGCGACCCGGAACGGGTGTGGCCGCCCGACCTCGCCACGGTGACCGCGGTCGCCTGGAACAGTGAGTCGTCGCTGGCCGTGGCGGGTATGCGCACCAACAACCGGTACGCGGTGCTCGACGTGACCGTCGACGGCACTCTGGCCACGACCCGCCTCAACGACATCGGGGCCGAGCGGGTCACCTATCTGACGGCGTATCCGTCCACCCCGACGAACCCGGAGCGGCTGGCCTCGGAGTGGTACGTGGCCGGCCGCGACGCCTGGGACGTGCTCAGCGAGCCGGTCAAGGTGCAGGCCGACCAGCTGGTCGACGTGACCCCGCAGCCCGGGGTCAATCCCGCCGCCCCCTTCTTCCTGGATTGA
- the hpf gene encoding ribosome hibernation-promoting factor, HPF/YfiA family, protein MDIVVKGRNVEVPDHYREHVAEKLSKVERYDQKLIRADVELFHERNPRQSDTCQRVEITVMTRGPVIRAEACAKDFYAALDLAITKLDGRLRRSADRRRVHRGRHTPRSVAAATAGLPTDLSLAAQAAEETSSVATALAEHDEDQPWRIVREKEHPADPMTVDDALFQMELVGHDFYLFLDKDSGRPSVVYRRRGYDYGILSLETTG, encoded by the coding sequence GTGGACATTGTCGTCAAGGGCCGCAACGTAGAGGTTCCCGATCACTATCGGGAACACGTCGCCGAGAAGCTGAGCAAGGTCGAACGTTACGACCAGAAGCTGATCCGGGCCGACGTCGAGCTGTTTCATGAACGCAATCCGCGCCAGTCCGACACGTGCCAGCGAGTCGAGATCACCGTCATGACGAGGGGCCCGGTCATTCGTGCCGAGGCCTGCGCGAAAGATTTCTACGCTGCCCTCGACCTGGCTATCACCAAACTCGACGGCCGGCTGCGGCGTTCCGCCGACCGGCGCCGGGTCCACCGGGGGCGGCACACGCCCCGTTCGGTGGCGGCGGCCACCGCCGGCCTGCCCACCGACCTCAGCCTCGCCGCGCAGGCGGCCGAGGAGACGTCATCGGTAGCCACCGCCCTCGCGGAACACGACGAGGATCAGCCGTGGCGGATCGTACGGGAAAAAGAGCACCCCGCTGACCCGATGACCGTCGACGACGCCCTCTTCCAGATGGAGCTCGTCGGCCACGACTTCTATCTCTTCCTCGACAAGGACAGCGGCCGCCCGAGCGTTGTCTATCGCCGCCGCGGCTACGACTACGGAATCCTGTCGCTGGAGACCACGGGTTAG
- a CDS encoding cation diffusion facilitator family transporter: protein MSAEGGTRAIIAALTANLGIAVTKFIAWLLTSSSSMLAESIHSVADSGNQLLLLVGGKRAKRRATPEHPFGFGRERYLYAFIVSIVLFSLGGLFALYEAWHKIQDPHPIESWQWVPVLVLVVAIGLETYSFVTAIRESNRTRGKTSWVDFVRRAKAPELPVVLLEDSGALLGLVFAFFGVVLTLITGNGIWDGIGTAAIGLLLVAIAAVLAIETKSLLIGEGANPETVREIEKAVLAGAGIERIIHMKTLHLGPEELLVAVKIAVPSSERADEVARHIDETEKRIRDAVPIARVIYIEPDIYRPASAPAPA from the coding sequence ATGAGTGCTGAAGGCGGCACCCGGGCGATCATCGCGGCCCTGACCGCGAACCTCGGCATCGCGGTCACCAAGTTCATCGCCTGGCTGCTGACCAGCTCGTCGTCGATGCTGGCGGAGTCGATCCACTCGGTGGCCGACTCCGGCAACCAGCTGCTTCTGCTGGTCGGCGGCAAACGGGCCAAGCGGCGGGCCACGCCCGAGCATCCCTTCGGGTTCGGCCGGGAGCGCTACCTCTACGCGTTCATCGTGTCGATCGTGCTGTTCAGCCTGGGCGGCCTGTTCGCGCTGTACGAGGCGTGGCACAAGATCCAGGACCCGCACCCGATCGAGAGCTGGCAGTGGGTGCCGGTGCTGGTGCTGGTGGTCGCGATCGGCCTCGAGACGTACTCGTTCGTCACCGCCATCCGGGAGTCGAACCGCACCCGCGGCAAGACCTCCTGGGTCGACTTCGTGCGGCGGGCCAAGGCGCCCGAGCTGCCGGTGGTGCTGCTGGAGGACTCGGGCGCCCTGCTCGGCCTGGTCTTCGCCTTCTTCGGCGTGGTGCTCACCCTGATCACCGGCAACGGCATCTGGGACGGCATCGGCACCGCGGCGATCGGCCTGCTGCTGGTGGCGATCGCGGCCGTGCTGGCCATCGAGACCAAGAGCCTGCTGATCGGCGAGGGGGCCAACCCCGAGACGGTGCGCGAGATCGAAAAGGCAGTCCTGGCCGGCGCGGGCATCGAGCGGATCATCCACATGAAGACGCTGCACCTCGGCCCCGAGGAACTGCTGGTCGCGGTGAAGATCGCGGTGCCCAGCTCGGAACGGGCCGACGAGGTGGCCCGGCACATCGACGAGACCGAGAAGCGCATCCGCGACGCGGTTCCGATCGCCCGCGTCATCTACATCGAGCCCGACATCTACCGGCCCGCCTCGGCCCCGGCTCCGGCTTGA
- a CDS encoding DUF397 domain-containing protein codes for MQDAILTWRKSTRSGAAGHCVEVANVPSTVLVRDSKDASGPMLAFGDSDWAGFIAGVRAGEFDRPGA; via the coding sequence ATGCAGGACGCCATTCTCACCTGGCGCAAGAGCACTCGAAGCGGAGCCGCCGGCCACTGCGTCGAGGTTGCCAACGTTCCGTCGACCGTGCTGGTGCGCGACTCGAAGGACGCCTCCGGCCCGATGCTCGCCTTCGGCGACTCGGACTGGGCCGGCTTCATCGCCGGGGTGCGGGCTGGGGAGTTCGACCGGCCCGGCGCCTGA
- a CDS encoding ComF family protein, with the protein MAGLLGDLADLVLPAPCAGCEAERVPLSFGVCASCAVRLEALRPFRTVPDPPPPGLPRCVAVGAYGSALRGVLLNYKEKGRHRLAGPLGALLATAVAAIAPRGAPVILVPVPSTAAAARERHGDHMRRLAAHAVRRLRAAGWDADVSPQLEALPRPDSTSLSVAGRRAAAEDSLRIRRARIGVLRRAAPRKGTLVVVDDIVTTGATLAAATGRLEEAKMQVAGAAVLAATELRRSTAVGFGGLPPGGTEKVERRGSGIPNEG; encoded by the coding sequence TTGGCCGGACTGCTCGGTGACCTGGCCGACCTCGTGCTGCCCGCCCCGTGCGCGGGCTGCGAGGCCGAACGAGTGCCGCTGAGCTTCGGTGTCTGCGCGAGCTGCGCCGTCCGGCTGGAAGCCCTCAGACCCTTCCGTACGGTTCCCGACCCCCCGCCGCCGGGCCTGCCCCGGTGTGTGGCCGTCGGGGCGTACGGGAGCGCCTTGCGGGGTGTTCTGCTCAACTACAAGGAGAAGGGGCGGCACCGGCTGGCCGGCCCGCTCGGCGCGCTGCTCGCCACCGCGGTGGCCGCGATCGCCCCGCGCGGCGCACCGGTGATTCTGGTGCCCGTGCCGTCGACCGCCGCGGCCGCCCGGGAGCGGCACGGCGATCACATGCGGCGTCTGGCCGCACACGCCGTACGTCGGTTGCGCGCCGCCGGTTGGGACGCTGACGTCAGCCCTCAGCTCGAAGCGTTACCGCGCCCCGACTCTACGTCACTGAGTGTGGCCGGCAGGCGTGCCGCGGCTGAGGATTCGCTGCGAATTCGGCGGGCCCGAATCGGCGTTCTGCGACGCGCCGCGCCCCGGAAAGGCACGCTGGTGGTAGTCGACGACATCGTCACCACCGGGGCCACGCTGGCCGCGGCGACGGGTCGGCTCGAGGAGGCGAAGATGCAGGTCGCGGGGGCTGCCGTCCTTGCTGCCACCGAACTGCGTAGATCAACCGCAGTCGGTTTCGGCGGATTACCACCTGGGGGTACTGAAAAGGTGGAACGTCGGGGATCTGGTATCCCGAACGAGGGGTGA